CGTTTCGATCGCAACGCTTGCGTTATTTTAAATAATAACAGTGAGCAACCGATTGGTACGCGTATTTTTGGACCGGTCACTCGTGAACTTCGTTCTGAGAAGTTTATGAAGATCATTTCATTAGCACCAGAAGTACTGTAAGGAGCGGGTAATGGCAGCGAAAATCCGTCGAGAAGATGAAGTTATCGTGTTAACCGGTAAAGATAAAGGTAAGCGCGGTAAAGTTAAAAGTGTTTTGTCTACAGGCAAAGTGATTGTTGAAGGTATTAACTTGGTAAAAAAACACCAAAAACCAGTACCTGCATTAAATCAAGATGGTGGAATTGTTGAGAAAGAAGCAGCTATTAATGTTTCTAACGTAGCAATTTACAATAGCGCTACAGGCAAAGCAGATCGCGTAGGCTTTCGTTTTGAAAACGGTAAAAAAGTCCGTTTTTATAAGTCTACTAATGAAATAATTAAGTAATTTGGAGTGTACGATGGCGAAACTGCATGATTACTACAATGCACAGGTAGTAAATAAACTGCAAGAACAGTTTGGCTACAAATCTGTCATGCAAGTCCCTCGGATCGAAAAGATCACCTTGAATATGGGTGTGGGTGAAGCAATTACTGATAAGAAATTATTAGATAATGCGGTTGCAGATTTAGCTGCAATCAGTGGTCAAAAACCACTAGTCACAAAAGCACGCAAATCAGTTGCTGGTTTTAAAATCCGTCAAGGGTATCCTATTGGCTGTAAAGTCACACTACGTGGTGAACGTATGTGGGAATTTTTCGAACGTTTAGTTTATATTGCTTTACCGCGTACTCGCGATTTTCGTGGCTTAAGCGCAAAATCTTTTGATGGTCGTGGTAATTACAGTATGGGTATACGTGAGCAAATCGTTTTCCCTGAAATCGATTACGATAAAGTTGATCGTGTTCGTGGTTTAGATATTACTATTACTACTACCGCACAATCAGATGAAGAAGGCCGTGCATTATTGTCAGCCTTTAACTTTCCATTTCGTAAGTAAAGGTAGGGTAAACTAATGGCTAAACAATCAATGATTGAACGCGATAAAAAACGCGTAAAGCTAGCAAATAGATACTTTGCAAAGCGTCAAGAATTAAAAGCGATCATCTCTGATGTTAATGCAACAGATGAAGATCGTTGGAATGCGGTGCTTAAATTGCAAACGCTTCCTCGAGATTCAAGTCCATCACGTCAACGAAATCGTTGTCGTCAAACTGGTCGTCCTCATGGCGTCCTTCGTAAGTTTGGTTTAAGCCGAATTAAGGTTCGTGAAGCCGCTATGCGTGGCGAAATCCCGGGTCTTAAAAAGGCAAGTTGGTAATCAGAGGAGTGTTATAGATGAGCATGCAAGATCCTATCGCAGATATGTTGACCCGAATTCGTAATGGTCAAGCTGCGAACAAAGTTGCGGTCACCATGCCTTCCTCTAAGTTAAAAGTGGCAATTGCCAACGTGCTAAAAGAAGAAGGTTATGTAGAAGGCTACAAAATTATAGGTGACAC
Above is a genomic segment from Frischella perrara containing:
- the rplX gene encoding 50S ribosomal protein L24 — its product is MAAKIRREDEVIVLTGKDKGKRGKVKSVLSTGKVIVEGINLVKKHQKPVPALNQDGGIVEKEAAINVSNVAIYNSATGKADRVGFRFENGKKVRFYKSTNEIIK
- the rplE gene encoding 50S ribosomal protein L5 produces the protein MAKLHDYYNAQVVNKLQEQFGYKSVMQVPRIEKITLNMGVGEAITDKKLLDNAVADLAAISGQKPLVTKARKSVAGFKIRQGYPIGCKVTLRGERMWEFFERLVYIALPRTRDFRGLSAKSFDGRGNYSMGIREQIVFPEIDYDKVDRVRGLDITITTTAQSDEEGRALLSAFNFPFRK
- the rpsN gene encoding 30S ribosomal protein S14; protein product: MAKQSMIERDKKRVKLANRYFAKRQELKAIISDVNATDEDRWNAVLKLQTLPRDSSPSRQRNRCRQTGRPHGVLRKFGLSRIKVREAAMRGEIPGLKKASW